Proteins from a genomic interval of Yoonia sp. GPGPB17:
- a CDS encoding asparaginase has product MANPVDLVEVWRGDLLECIHQGHAVACDDTGQIVESWGDPTALIYPRSSAKMIQALPLLESGAGAGLTDEQLALACASHQGAAIHTDRVKAWLDDLGLSDDAFRCGPQMPDDRDARYGLIRAHQSPCQVHNNCSGKHAGFLTLSKHLKAGPDYELIDHPVQQACKVAFEEVTQETSPVFGIDGCSAPNHACTVHGLARAMSFFATAGDRSDLRSSAAQKLVAAMTRYPELVAGETRACTDLMRAMDHKVAIKTGAEGVFVAIVPEKRLGIALKIADGATRASEAAIAAILVKYGVLDADHPATRARMRPAIKNRRHIETGYIRPAPVLGL; this is encoded by the coding sequence ATGGCAAATCCCGTTGATCTGGTCGAAGTGTGGCGCGGCGACCTGTTGGAGTGCATCCATCAAGGTCACGCAGTTGCGTGCGATGACACCGGTCAGATCGTCGAAAGCTGGGGTGATCCGACAGCGCTGATCTATCCGCGGTCATCCGCGAAGATGATTCAGGCCTTGCCCTTGCTGGAAAGCGGGGCAGGAGCAGGTTTGACAGATGAGCAGCTCGCCTTGGCTTGCGCGTCCCATCAGGGTGCGGCGATCCATACCGATCGTGTGAAAGCATGGTTAGATGACCTTGGCCTTTCAGATGATGCCTTTCGTTGTGGGCCGCAGATGCCCGATGATCGCGATGCGCGGTATGGTCTGATCCGCGCCCATCAAAGCCCTTGCCAGGTGCACAACAACTGTTCTGGGAAGCACGCAGGTTTCCTGACGCTGTCCAAGCACCTCAAAGCTGGGCCGGATTACGAATTGATTGACCACCCGGTGCAGCAAGCTTGCAAGGTCGCTTTCGAAGAAGTCACCCAGGAAACCAGCCCAGTGTTTGGGATCGACGGCTGCTCTGCGCCCAACCACGCATGTACCGTGCATGGGTTGGCGCGCGCGATGTCGTTTTTTGCGACGGCAGGGGACCGATCAGATTTGCGCAGCAGTGCAGCGCAGAAACTGGTTGCCGCAATGACGCGCTATCCAGAGTTGGTGGCGGGCGAAACCCGCGCCTGCACAGATTTGATGCGTGCGATGGACCATAAGGTTGCCATCAAGACCGGCGCTGAGGGCGTGTTTGTCGCAATTGTTCCTGAGAAGCGCCTCGGCATTGCGTTAAAGATTGCAGATGGCGCCACCCGTGCCAGTGAGGCCGCGATCGCCGCGATCCTCGTCAAATACGGGGTGCTTGATGCCGATCACCCGGCTACTCGGGCGCGGATGCGTCCGGCAATCAAAAACCGGCGTCATATTGAAACAGGGTATATTCGCCCTGCGCCGGTACTCGGCCTTTGA
- a CDS encoding exodeoxyribonuclease III, which yields MPFTLATWNINSVRLREDIVAKLMQEEAPDVLCLQECKSPVDKIPLEQFQSLGYTHMVARGQKGYNGVAIFSKIPMVEAGAEDYAGLGHARHIAGKLENGVTIHNHYVPAGGDVADREVNEKFGQKLDYLTDMRDAYHAQKPQKSILVGDLNIAPREDDVWDHKKLLKVVSHTPIEVEHFADVMEAGDWSDVTRNDITEGKLYSWWSYRAKDWAAADKGRRLDHVWATPDIRNAAYGSRVLRDARGWEKPSDHAPVFATFDL from the coding sequence ATGCCATTTACACTCGCCACTTGGAACATCAACTCAGTCCGACTTCGCGAAGACATCGTTGCCAAGCTCATGCAAGAGGAAGCGCCGGATGTGCTGTGCCTGCAAGAATGCAAAAGCCCTGTTGATAAAATCCCGCTCGAGCAGTTTCAGTCCCTCGGCTACACCCACATGGTTGCGCGCGGGCAAAAGGGGTACAATGGCGTCGCGATCTTCTCGAAAATCCCGATGGTCGAGGCCGGGGCCGAAGACTACGCTGGGCTGGGTCATGCCCGTCATATTGCTGGCAAGCTGGAAAACGGGGTGACGATTCACAATCACTACGTCCCTGCGGGCGGCGATGTTGCTGACCGCGAGGTGAATGAGAAGTTTGGCCAAAAGCTCGACTATCTGACCGATATGCGCGACGCTTATCATGCGCAGAAGCCGCAGAAATCCATCCTTGTTGGTGATCTGAATATCGCACCGCGCGAGGACGATGTTTGGGATCATAAAAAACTGCTCAAGGTCGTCAGCCATACACCCATCGAGGTCGAACATTTCGCCGATGTGATGGAAGCTGGCGATTGGTCTGACGTGACCCGCAACGACATCACAGAAGGCAAGCTTTATAGCTGGTGGTCATACCGCGCAAAGGACTGGGCCGCCGCCGACAAGGGCCGCCGCCTTGATCACGTCTGGGCGACACCCGATATCAGGAATGCTGCATATGGTAGCCGGGTTCTGCGGGATGCGCGTGGATGGGAGAAGCCCAGCGATCATGCGCCAGTCTTTGCTACTTTTGATCTTTAG
- a CDS encoding zinc-binding dehydrogenase codes for MTLPNEMTALVQLHDGYAGTQSGPNIADLTPFLEKRSVAVPTPGKGQAVIKVNLAAVNPSDIHFIKGEYGQPRVKGMPAGFEGVGEVVAGETPLKGQRVSFFASASGSWAEYAMTDVTTLVPCRPDLADVDAAGQLVNPLTAIAMFDIVKESGADSFVLNAAGSQLGKLLIALGRDHGVKPIAVVRRSAQAESLKALGAAAVIVTGEPDPLGAAKTIFETLKPRVLLDAVGDQFTSDLFFAMPSHTRWVNYGKLSMEAPALSQLGQLIFQSKQIEGFWLTRWMKEVDQARIPQAFVEIQDRFVSGTWKTDVAGIVPLSEAMDKLPAVLALPDGKAFIDPRA; via the coding sequence ATGACACTGCCTAACGAAATGACTGCGCTTGTCCAACTGCATGATGGCTACGCCGGCACGCAGAGCGGCCCGAATATCGCCGATTTGACCCCGTTTCTGGAAAAACGGTCTGTTGCAGTTCCGACGCCGGGTAAGGGGCAGGCGGTGATCAAGGTCAATCTCGCCGCAGTGAACCCGTCAGATATCCACTTCATCAAAGGCGAATATGGTCAGCCGCGTGTGAAAGGCATGCCCGCCGGGTTTGAGGGTGTGGGCGAAGTGGTTGCAGGAGAGACGCCGCTAAAGGGCCAACGCGTCAGCTTTTTCGCCTCCGCCTCTGGTTCTTGGGCCGAATATGCAATGACCGATGTCACGACTTTGGTACCCTGCCGTCCTGATCTGGCCGATGTGGATGCGGCTGGTCAGTTGGTCAATCCGCTGACAGCCATTGCGATGTTCGACATCGTGAAGGAGAGCGGTGCGGACAGCTTTGTTCTGAATGCCGCCGGGTCTCAACTGGGCAAACTGCTGATTGCCCTAGGCCGCGATCACGGCGTGAAACCGATTGCCGTGGTGCGCCGCTCTGCACAAGCCGAAAGCCTGAAAGCACTGGGTGCTGCCGCGGTGATCGTGACCGGAGAACCAGATCCGCTAGGCGCGGCAAAAACGATTTTCGAGACGCTGAAACCGCGTGTCCTGCTGGATGCAGTAGGTGACCAATTCACCTCGGACCTGTTCTTTGCCATGCCCAGCCATACCCGCTGGGTGAACTACGGCAAACTGTCAATGGAGGCGCCCGCGCTTTCGCAGCTGGGACAGCTGATCTTTCAAAGCAAACAGATCGAAGGGTTCTGGCTGACCCGCTGGATGAAAGAGGTTGATCAGGCGCGCATCCCGCAGGCTTTCGTCGAGATTCAGGACCGGTTCGTCAGCGGCACGTGGAAAACCGATGTTGCCGGGATCGTGCCATTATCTGAGGCTATGGATAAGTTGCCAGCGGTCTTGGCCTTGCCCGACGGCAAAGCCTTTATTGACCCGCGCGCATAA
- a CDS encoding helix-turn-helix domain-containing protein: MTDVQIIVRLDVMLALRKMKSRDLAQAVGITEQNISLLKSGKVKGIRFDTLAKICAVLNCQPGDLLEAQTPADDADFMRAGQ, encoded by the coding sequence ATGACCGACGTGCAGATTATCGTCCGTCTCGACGTCATGCTGGCGCTGCGCAAAATGAAATCGCGTGATCTTGCGCAGGCTGTCGGCATTACCGAACAAAACATCAGCCTGCTGAAATCAGGCAAGGTCAAGGGGATCAGGTTTGATACCCTTGCCAAGATTTGTGCGGTTTTGAACTGCCAGCCGGGCGATTTGCTCGAGGCGCAGACGCCCGCAGATGACGCTGACTTTATGCGCGCGGGTCAATAA
- the rlmH gene encoding 23S rRNA (pseudouridine(1915)-N(3))-methyltransferase RlmH, with protein sequence MRVQICAVGRLRKGPERDLYDDYLTRFDRTGRALALGPAQLIEVEDKKGGGMAAEAGLLGRALPDGALICTMDERGKVMSSPDFAALLADWRDQGRQDVSFIVGGADGIDPTLRARADASLSFGKMVWPHMLVRVMLAEQLYRAASILAGGPYHRA encoded by the coding sequence ATGCGCGTGCAAATCTGCGCTGTGGGCCGTTTGCGCAAAGGGCCTGAGCGCGATCTTTATGATGATTACCTCACCCGGTTTGACCGGACCGGGCGGGCCTTGGCCCTTGGCCCTGCGCAATTGATCGAAGTCGAAGATAAAAAAGGCGGCGGCATGGCCGCCGAAGCGGGGCTATTGGGCCGTGCCCTGCCCGATGGTGCCCTGATCTGCACCATGGATGAACGGGGCAAGGTGATGAGCTCGCCGGACTTTGCAGCCCTACTCGCTGATTGGCGTGACCAAGGGCGGCAGGATGTGAGCTTTATCGTTGGTGGTGCGGACGGAATTGATCCAACATTGCGTGCACGTGCGGATGCCAGCCTGAGCTTTGGTAAAATGGTCTGGCCGCACATGCTGGTGCGTGTGATGCTGGCCGAACAGCTTTACCGTGCGGCGTCTATTCTTGCCGGTGGACCATATCACCGCGCTTAG
- the rsfS gene encoding ribosome silencing factor yields MTTCYKEDNELSLSTTAGTPAKAGAAAMTAQQASSETLLAAVLKSLEEDKGEDIVQINLRGKSEIGDYMVIVSGRSSRQVTAMAEKLADRVKQDFGIISKTEGKDTGDWVLIDTGDIIVHIFRPEVREFYQLEKMWQPGVANAV; encoded by the coding sequence ATGACGACGTGCTATAAGGAGGACAATGAACTGTCTCTTTCTACAACGGCTGGTACACCAGCCAAAGCCGGAGCCGCAGCAATGACGGCCCAGCAAGCAAGCAGCGAAACCCTTTTGGCGGCTGTTCTCAAATCTCTTGAAGAAGACAAAGGCGAAGACATCGTGCAGATCAATCTGCGCGGCAAGTCTGAGATCGGTGACTATATGGTCATAGTCTCCGGTCGTTCATCGCGTCAGGTCACGGCCATGGCTGAAAAGCTGGCTGATCGCGTCAAACAAGACTTTGGGATCATCTCCAAGACCGAAGGTAAAGACACCGGTGATTGGGTACTGATCGACACGGGCGATATCATCGTGCACATCTTCCGTCCCGAAGTGCGCGAGTTTTATCAGCTTGAAAAGATGTGGCAGCCCGGGGTTGCGAACGCCGTCTGA
- a CDS encoding invasion associated locus B family protein, giving the protein MILNFSRMIGVSLALLLANAATAQEESDNRVSANTDWSVFVESDPNECWAVSAPKETLNTRDGNSVDVRRGDIRLIVFYRPSENVSGQVMFTGGYPFANESTVSVQVGDTTFQMFTQGETAWPATPEDDAKFVAAMKRGANAVVTGRSGRGTQTQDTFSLLGFTAAVDEAANRCAG; this is encoded by the coding sequence ATGATTTTGAATTTTTCGCGTATGATTGGCGTGTCGCTGGCGCTGTTGCTGGCAAATGCGGCCACAGCACAGGAAGAAAGCGATAACCGCGTGTCTGCAAACACCGATTGGAGCGTGTTTGTTGAAAGCGATCCAAATGAATGCTGGGCGGTATCCGCGCCCAAGGAAACGCTCAACACGCGCGATGGTAACTCCGTTGATGTGCGCCGCGGTGATATCCGGTTGATCGTATTCTATCGTCCGTCAGAGAACGTGAGCGGTCAGGTCATGTTCACCGGTGGCTATCCATTCGCAAACGAATCAACCGTCAGCGTGCAAGTGGGCGACACCACGTTCCAGATGTTCACCCAAGGTGAAACCGCCTGGCCTGCTACGCCAGAGGACGACGCAAAATTCGTGGCGGCCATGAAGCGTGGCGCCAATGCTGTTGTCACAGGCCGTTCTGGCCGGGGCACCCAAACACAAGATACCTTCAGCTTGCTGGGCTTTACCGCCGCTGTGGACGAAGCGGCCAATCGCTGCGCGGGCTAG
- a CDS encoding murein hydrolase activator EnvC family protein, whose translation MIRLAALLICCATGAMSQQTAQEAALQLQAARDQLEAAESARDRIAALTETVRAYETGLAAMRAKQREIALREGILTEELDLRRAEFAQLLGVLSAISTTPQPVLRAHPDGALNTVRAGMLVADVTPGLKGEVERLNALLAETQSVRDAQDVAAQTLRDGLEGAQTARAALGQAVSERTDLPSRFEDDPVQTALLVASAQTLDDFAAQVAAARPDGGNTLTAEGDLPLPVAGVLLPDDASGRAGLRIAAEPRALVTAPAPATILFHGRLLDYGTVVILEPAVDVMFVLAGFEEVFVTIGQVLPLGAPIGLLGADTVLNDGILTENMGNAAGQPAQVLYLEVREGQSPVDPATWFVVE comes from the coding sequence ATGATCCGCCTTGCCGCCCTTTTGATCTGTTGTGCCACGGGCGCGATGTCCCAACAAACCGCGCAAGAGGCGGCGTTGCAATTGCAGGCGGCCCGGGATCAGTTGGAAGCGGCAGAGAGCGCTCGTGATCGGATCGCAGCCTTGACCGAAACGGTGCGGGCCTATGAAACAGGGCTGGCCGCCATGCGCGCCAAACAACGCGAGATCGCGTTGCGTGAAGGCATCCTCACCGAAGAGCTGGACCTTCGCCGCGCAGAGTTTGCACAGCTTCTTGGTGTTCTGTCTGCCATCAGCACCACGCCCCAGCCTGTCCTGCGCGCCCATCCTGATGGGGCATTGAACACGGTGCGCGCCGGCATGTTGGTGGCCGATGTCACGCCAGGACTGAAGGGCGAGGTTGAAAGGCTGAATGCGCTTCTGGCCGAAACCCAATCCGTGAGGGACGCACAGGATGTTGCGGCACAAACCTTGCGCGATGGATTGGAAGGGGCACAAACCGCGCGGGCTGCTTTAGGGCAGGCAGTGTCTGAGCGGACCGACCTGCCGTCGCGGTTTGAAGATGATCCCGTCCAAACGGCATTGCTGGTGGCAAGTGCGCAAACGCTGGATGATTTTGCCGCGCAAGTTGCGGCAGCGCGGCCCGACGGCGGCAATACTTTGACGGCAGAAGGTGATTTGCCATTGCCCGTTGCGGGTGTGCTGCTACCCGATGACGCCAGTGGGCGCGCAGGGTTGCGCATCGCCGCAGAGCCGCGCGCCCTTGTCACGGCGCCCGCACCCGCCACCATCCTGTTCCACGGTCGGCTGCTGGACTATGGCACCGTCGTGATTCTGGAGCCTGCAGTCGACGTCATGTTCGTGCTGGCGGGCTTTGAAGAGGTCTTTGTTACAATCGGCCAAGTGCTGCCTTTGGGTGCACCAATTGGCCTTTTGGGGGCAGATACGGTCCTCAATGACGGTATTTTGACCGAAAATATGGGGAATGCGGCTGGGCAGCCTGCCCAAGTCCTTTATCTTGAAGTCAGAGAAGGGCAAAGTCCCGTGGACCCCGCCACATGGTTTGTGGTCGAGTAG